The Halostella limicola genome includes the window CTCGTCGAGCGTCGCCTCGTTGCCCATCCCGTTCTGGAGCGAGAGCGCCGCGCCGTACTCGCCGGTCGCGAGCGTCCCGGCGGCCTCGGCCGTGTCGTACGCCTTGACGGTCAGTACCGCGAGGTCCGCGCGCAGGCCGGACCCGTCAGTGGTCGCGTCGGGCGTTACGGAAAAGTCGAATTCGCCCTCGACGGTCAACCCGTCGGCGGCGACGGCCGCGACGTGCGGGTCGCGCCCGACGAGCGTCACCTCGTGCTCCTGCGCGAGGAGACCGCCGACGAGGCTGCCGAGGCTGCCGGCACCGAAGACGACGACGTCCATACCGGGCCGTCTCGGCGCGCGGTAATCAGTCCTCCGTCCAGTACATCAGCGCCTCCTTCGGCTCGCCGCAACCGGGACACTCGTCGGGCAGCCCCTCGTCTATCTCGCCCATCTCGCCGCACTCGGTGCAGCGCCACATCAGTTCGGCCTCGCCGAAGTCGTGCCCGGACCGGGCGTGTTCGATACTCAGGCCCTCGATGCCCTCGCGGGTGGTGACGAAGAAGCCGCCCTTCTCGAAACCGCGGATCGTCCCCAGTTCCTCGCCGTCCGCGTCGTAGACGACCTGACCGAGGTCGAGTCGGTTGACTGCTTCTTCTGCTTCCGCTTCTCCCTCCGCGCTCGGTGTTTCCCCTCCTCCAGACATACATAGACGCACCACGGCAGCGGGCATAAACGTGGGGCGGCCAGTCAGATCCCTGACTCGCGAGCGCGTCGCGGAAGCGGGCGTTCCGACGGACCCGCCGGCGCGGTTAAGGCGCTCCGCGCCCGTGGCGCAGACGATGAGCGACGCCGACGCGCTGGTCGTGGGGGGCGGAGTGATCGGCTGCGCGGTCGCGCGAGCGCTGGCGCGGGACCGCGAGGTCCGGCTCCTCGAACGCGACCGGATCGCCGCCGGCGCGACCGGGCGGGCCGCCGGCGAGGTGACGATGACGCCGGCGTACTCCGACCTGCCGAGCGTCGCGGCGCACGCGAACGCCTTCTTCCGCGACTACGGTGGCGCGGACTTCGTCGAGCGACCCAGCCTCGAACTCGTGCCGCCGGCGCGGGAGGACGAGGCGCGGCGGCGGGTCGACCGCCTCGCCGATGACGAGGTCCCGGTCGCCTTCCTCGCCCCGGAGCGCGTCGAGGACCGCTACCCTCGCCTCTCGCTCGCCGCGTTCGCCGGCGCGGTGCGCTACGGCGAGACGGGCTTTCTCGACGCCGACGCGTTCACCGCCGCGCTGGCGGCCGACGCACGGGAGCGCGGCGCGACGGTGGAGACGGGCGTAACCGTCTCCGAGGTACTCGTCGAGGACGGACGGGTCGTCGGCGCGGCGACCGACGACGGGGAACGCCGTGCTCCCACCGTCGTCGTCGCTGCGGGGTGGCGGACGGAGCCGCTCCTCCGCGACGTGCTTCGCCTGCCGATCCGCCCGTATCGGACTCAGTGCGTCCGCGTCTCGCTCGGCCGCCCTCTCGACGGCGAGTTCCCGATGGGGTGGGTTCCCGGCGACGGGGTCTACCTCCGGCCGACGCCGGATGGTGGCTTGCTCGTCGTCGGCGGGGCCGTCGCCGTCGGCAGCCCTGCAGAAGCACCCCACGAGGTCGATTCCGCAGAAGCGAACCACGATGCCGACCCCGCGTTCCGCGATCGCGTTCTCGAACGGCTGCCGCGGTTCCTCCGAGACGCGGCGGACGCCCGGATCGTCGACCACTGGGCCGGGGTCGACGGCGCGACGCCCGACACGCGGCCGATCGTCGACGCGCCCGCCGACGCTCCCGAGGGGCTGGTCGCCGCGACGGGGTTCCACGGGCGGGGCGTGATGACCGCGCCCGTCGCCGCGACCGCGGTCCGGGCGGTCACGACCGGCGGATCGGCGCCGTTTCCGCTGGTCGCGTTCGCGCTCGACCGGTTCGAGTCCCGCTCGCGGGCGTTCCCGTTCTATGGCATCGAAGAAGCGGAGTAGGAGCGACGCTCAGTCGTCGGCGGGCGCGGCCGAGGAGCCGCCAGCCGCCGAGACGGTACCGTCGTCGTTCCAGCCGCGCACCTCGTAGTACTCGTCGAGCGCGGCGTCGAAGCCGTCGATGTCGTAGGGGAGTCGGTCGTCGGACCGGTCGAAGCCGCGCTGGTTGTTGAAGTGGCGTTCGAGGTCGATGACGCGCGCGCCGACGGAGAGCAGGTCCTCGAAGTCGGCGTCGAACAGCGCCTCGAACCGCTCCGCGTCGAGCATGTCGCGAGAGAACCGACAGACGACGCCGCAGTCCTCCAGCGCGCGCTTGTTCTCCTGGCGGACGAGTTCAGGCGGCTTGTCGTCTAACCCCGTCATCTCGTACGCCGAGTCGGCGTCGACGAGCGGGTACTCGTAGGCGTAGAACGTTGCGTACATGTGGTCCGCGCCGCGGTTCGACGTGGCGAAGCCGAGCCCCTGCCCGTTCAGCGTCCGGCCGTCATGGGCGGGGAACTCCATCCCCTTCACCGACCAGTTCTCGACGCCCAGCTCCTCGTGGACGCGGTCGATTCCCTCCGCGAGCAGGTCGCCCTCCCCCTCGCGGTAGGCGATCTTCTCGACGAGTTCGTGGACGAGCTCCGCGTTGCCGAACTCCTCCTCCGCGGCGAGATACGCGGACACCGTGTCGCCGCAGGAGATAGTGTCCAGCCCGAGGGTGTCACAGAGCTCGTTCGACTGCATCACGTCGACGATGTCGTCGATCCCCGCGTTCGGGCCGAACGCCATGAGCGTCTCGTACTCCGGTCCCTCGGTCTCGATCCCTCGCTCCTCGTCTCTGGTCGGGAGCTTGCAGGCGAACGCGCAGGCCGAGCAGGTGCCCTTCTCGAACTTCTTCTCCTCGACGCGGTCGCCGTTGACGTTCTCGACGCCCTCGAAGGAGAGCTCCGAGAAGTACCGCGTCGGCAGCGCCTCGACCTGGTTCGCGTAGTCGGTGACGCTGGTCGTCCCCTGCCGCTTCATGATGTGGTCGCTCGTCGCCGCCTCGCGGTGGACGTCCATCTGGACCGGGTCGACCTCGATCTCCGGCCGGGAGTCGCCCGCGAACGTGACCGCCTTCACGTTCTTCGCGCCGAACACCGCGCCGAGGCCGCCGCGGCCGAACGCCCGCCTCTCGGTGGTCATGATGGCGGCGAACCGGACGAGGTTCTCGCCCGCGGGACCGATGGCGGCGACGTTCTCGGCGTCCAGGTCCTCGTCGCGCCCCTCGACGTGCTCGGTCACCTGCGGCACGGTCGCGCCGGCCAGGTCGGGGACTTCCTCGAACTCCACCCCGTCGTCGCGGACGTGGACGATCACCAGTTCGTCGCTCTCGCCCGTGATCTCGACCGCCGAGTAGCCCGTGTCCGCGAGGTGGCGAGACATGAACCCGCCCGCGTTCGACGAGAGCAGGCCGTCCGTCAGCGGCGAGAGCGTGGTGCAGTTCGTCCGCCCGGTGAAGCTCATGTTCGACGTCTGCATCGGCCCGGTCGCGAAGAACAGGCCGTTCTCCGGGCCGAGCGGGTCGGCGTCGAACGGGATCCGGTCGTGCGCCAGTTTCGTCCCGACGCCGCGGCCGCCGATGAACGACGAGAGCACGTCGTCGACGTCGGTCGTCTCCGCGCTCTGCTCGCCGACGTCGACCGTCAGAAGCGGCCCCTTCGAGTGAAGCATACGCGTACCATCACGGTCGATCGGTAATAAACGTCCCCAAAGCGGCGGTCGAAGCGACGGGTCCGGCGGAGAGTTCTCCGCGTCCTCGCCGCGAGGGCAACTCTTTTGCTTCCCTTCCGGCTAGCGATAGCCGTGTCGTCCCCGTACGAGATTCTATCGGTAGACCCAGATGCCGACGAGGAGGAGATACGGCGGGCCTACAGGCGCCGGGCGAAGGAGACCCACCCGGACCAGGGCGGGTCCGTCAGGGAGTTCCAGCTCGTCAAGGCCGCGTACGAGGAGATCGCCGAGGGGAACGTGGACGAGGAGCTGTCGGCCGCCGACCGCGACTTCCGGACCGAGGCCGTCGACGACTCGGACGAGCCCGAGAAGACCCGCGTCGAGTACCTCAACTTCCAGGTGCTCGACGACTACGGGTGGGGGCTCGACGACGACGACCTGTTCGAGAAGGCGTCCGCGGCGGACCTCGACTCGGCGGACTACGGCCGGTTCCTGGTGGAACCCCGGGAGACCCTCCTCGAAGCCGCCGAGAACCGCGGGTTCTCGTGGCCCTACTCCTGTCGGGGCGGGGCCTGCGCGAACTGTGCCGTCGCGGTCGTCGAGGGCGAACTGTCGATGCCCGTCGACCACATCCTCCCGCCGGAGATGATGGACCGCGGGCTCCGGCTCTCCTGCAACGGCGTGCCGACCAGCGACGAGATGAAGGTCGTCTACAACGTGAAACACCTGCCCTGCCTCGAAGACCTGCGACTGCCGCCGCGCAACTTCGAGGGGGCGAGCCTCACGGACTGACGAGGCCCCGCGTCGGTCGGCCTCGCGACGCTCGGCCACCGCTCGGAGCGAAACGCCGGACCAAAAATCCCGCTCGTGGCGACTACATGAAGTCCGCGATGCCCGTTTGCTTGTTCTTGTCGTTGACGAAGATGCTCTCTAGCGACTTCTCCAGCACCTCGAGCCGCTGTTTCGTGTAGTCGCGGGTGCCGTACTCCTCGGCCACCTGGATCGCGGTGTCCATGTACTTGTTCACCGACCCCTCGTGGACGGTGAGCGTCACGTCGCCGCCGCACTCCCGGCAGTCGCCCGAGAGCGGCACCCGCCGGTACTTCTCGCCGCAGTCCAGACACCGCGTCTCCTGGCGCGAGAACGCCCGGAGGTTCCCGATGAGGTCCGGGAGGAAGTGGAACTCGATGACGCGCTCCGCGACGTCGGTCTCGTCGACGGCGCGGAGCTTCCGGGACAGCTCCAGCTGGGCGTCCATCTTGTCCATCATCGAACCGAGCGTCTTGTACGCCGACAGGTCCGGCCCCATCGCGAGGTCCGTCGTGTCGTGGGTGTGCTCGAACCCGGCGTACTCCTCGTCGGTGCCGAGCGTGTCCTCCGCGATCTCGACGTCGACCGCCTCGGGGTCGGCCATCTCCCGGGTCGCCTCGTAGAACTCCTTGGGGTACCGCGAGACGACATCCATGTTGTGCGCCTCGTCGTCGATCTCCGAGGGGTCGATGCGCGAGGACATGACGAGGGGCGCGTCCATCTGGCCGCCGCGCTGGTCGGGGAGGTAGGACTTGCTGAAGTTGAGCAGGCCGTCGAGCAGGAGCATTACGCAGTCCTCGTCGCCGTCACATTGCTTTTGTGACAAGTCATTCGCGACGAGCGAGTGTGTGTCCTCGACCGTGAGACAGTAGGTGTGATCGACATCGGACTCGACGACATCGACCGACGCGATCGGCTCGGCGAGGTAGTCGCCGTCGCCGCCGTCGAACACTCGTCTGCCCCTCGTGGCGATGTCGTCGACTTGTGCCTTCAGCAGGTCGGACTTGCGAGAGAGGTGGAACCCCACGCGGTTCGAGTACGCGACAGCATCGTCGGTGGAGATACGCAGCACGTACCGTCGCGCCGACAGCGACTCATCGTCGATCTCGTAGGAGTCGGGGAACTTCTCACAGAGCCGAACGGGGTCGCGTTCGTCGACGCGCGCCGTGATCCCGAGTCGAGTCAGTAATGCAACGAGATCCTCTTTGAGCTCTCGGCTGACAGTGGTCGCCGACACCTCCAGCGCGTTCGAGGCGACGGAGCCGTCGCCGCTGAAGTACCCGCGCAGATAGGCGGCAACGATCTCGTCCGGCGCGTCGAAGATACACTGCGGGACACGCTTCGAGTCAGCAGTGACGCCGGCAGAGAGCGTAGTGTCGAAGAAGACCCGTAGAAGCCGACCCGAAGCCGTTATCTTCGCGTGATTCTCGCGGTACGGTTCGACGCCGAACTCCTCCGCGATCACGTGTTCAAAGAACTGTCTGGCTTCGGATTCCGTCCCGCAGATGGTCGTCTGATGGATCGCGCCTTTCGGCGTGTCCTGAACCCGTGCGAATCCCTCGCCGGCGTAGTAGCCCAGAAGCGTCGCGACGCGTTCGTTCACTTCGATCCGCCGATCGATCGTCGTCGAATCACGTTTCATCCCCAGTTCGACGTCATCGGGTACCCATTCGAGCAGTTCCGACGTCGAGTCGAAACATTCCGAGATGACGCTTACCGGAATACTCTCACGATAGAGGTAGTTACTCAGTGTCTTTTTGTTGATCCCAAGGCGTTCCGCAGTCGAGTACAGCGGGTAGAACTGACCGTCCCACTGGTCCGCGAATGCCTCTTCGAAGAGGTCGTAGAGTCGGTCCTTGCCGAGGCCGTGAACCATCAGGCGGTCCGGTTCTATCTCGCCGACTTCCAGACACTCCGCGAGGAGATCGAACACGGGCGGCGTCTCCGCCGGTTCGATCGAATCCAGATGGCTCGGCTTTACGACCGAATCGTCCTCAGACAGTTCCGAGGCTCGCTTGGAGGCGATGCCGTCGCCGTCGAACACGTGGACATCGTGGTCGGGCGTCAGGCTGATCTCCCGCCCGCTCCGCGTCTCGATCTCGACGAGGTGGTCCGGTGACGGGTGTTTCGATACGGCCTCGACGCGCTTGCGACGCAGCGTTCCATCTTCGTCCACGGACGGAACGTGCACGTCACCGTCTAACTCCCGAACGAGCGTGCCGAAGTCGTCCTCCTCCGGATCGTCGAGACGGTCTTCGACGAGCGACTGGATCGACTTGTAGTACCACTCACCCTCTTCGTCCTCGTACCAGACCTTCGTCTCCGGGTGGAAGCAGTTCCGGCGTTTCGACGCGTGGAAGAACGGGTGTGCGTACCCGACCGCCGCGCTGGTGAAGCCGATGACGCGCCCGACGACGGCCGCGCTGGTGTGCGGGGCCATCCCGAAGACGAGCTCGCCGACGAGGTCGTCGCGCTCGTCCAGTTCGTAGTAGGGGTCGAGACCGTAGAACTGGGAGAGCAGGTCGTCGACGAAGTCGGCGGTCTTGAGAAGGTGCTCGGCCGCGCCGTCCGAGAGGACGACGTCCTGCACCTTCAGCTCGACCAGCTGGTCGTCGTGGCGGAGGGGGTCGCCGTGGATGTCCTCCTCGTACCCGAGCTGTCGGAACTGGTCGACGGAGACGTCGAGTTCCTCGGGGCGGACCGCGGTGACCGGGAGGTCCGTCATGTCGTAGCGGACGGTGCCGTCCTTGAACGCGGAGACGCCGTGCTTGGAGCGGAGGATCCCCTTGTCGATCGCCTCGGGAGTCTTGTTCGTCGACGACAGCCCCTTCACGCCTTTCAGGATGTCGAACGCGTTCTCGCGCTCGCCGACGCGTTCGAGGGCCTCGCGGTACTCGGCGTGGACGTCGATGACGCGAGACTCGACGGAGGTGCCGTCGATCTCGCAGCGCGAGCAGTGGACCCGGCCCGCCTCGTCGGGTTCGAGGTCCTGCTCGCAGTCGGGACACCGGTAGTGGGGCTCGGTGTGGGCCCCGCAGTCCGGGCATTTCGGTCTGAACGTCTCGTTCCCGCAGCCGGGACACTCCCGGTTCCCGATCTCCACCTCGACCTCGCCGGGCGTGTCCTCCATGCTCTCGGCGTGGCTCCCGGCGGCGGCGACGTCGCGCTGGCTGCCGCCTGCCTCGCCGATGGGGAAGAGGGTGTGGACCGCGGGGCTGAGTTCGCGGGACTCGGACTTCTCGGGGCGGCCCATCCGGTTCCCGATCCGCGTGGGCGCGCGTTCGCGGACAGCGAACGGCGCGACCTCATTGACCGCCTTCATCGCGTTGGGCCACTCGCGGGCGTCGGCCGAGAGGTCGTCCCAGGTGCGCTCCAGATCGGCGGTGAGCCCGAGCGAACGGACGAGCGGGAGCCACTCGGGCACTGCAATGGCGTCGGAGCCCTGGCGGTGCTCGACGATCAGGGACTCCAGCGCCTCGCGGGTGGCGTCGTCGTGCTCGACCAGCAACTCCCCGTCGACGACCTCCCCGGCGGCGACGGCGTCGGCGAGCGCCGCGAACTGCTCGACGGTGAGGTCGTGCCAGAGGTAGGTGTAGTTCGGGTGCAGCGGCGCGTCGTACTCGGTCGCCCACTCGATCGCCCCCTCGGGGTCGGGGTCGTCGAGGTCGACGCGGACGGAGTCGGCCATCGCCTGCACGTCGGCGTCGGTCGCCTCGAACTCCTGGATCCACCACTCGACGGCGTAGGACGCGGGGGCGAGCGGGTGGTTGTTCTCGACGAACTCGCCGTAGTTGACGAGGTACTCGCCGAGGTCGAGGATCTTCTCGACGCCGTTCCGTATTTCGAGGGCCTCCTCGGGGTCGTCGATCCGACGCACGTCGCCGTTGGCGAGGCGGACCGTCGGCCCCTCGATGGAGTCGACGGGGACGACGCCCGCCGCCTTGCCGGGGCGCTCGGTCTTGATCTGCGTGCCGGTCGCGAGGAAGTCGTCGACGAGGTGCATCGTCGCGGGGTGGACGCCCGCCGTCGCGAACCCGTGGTTGCGGGCGCGGCCGTACCGCAGGCGAAAGCCCCCCGTCTCGCTCGGGTGCGAGAAGACGGGGCGGCCGGCGATGAGATCGCGGAGGAACTTCCAGGACTCGTCGACGCGGGGCGGGCCGTCCGGTTCGTCGGCCTCCCCGTCCGCGTCGGTCTCGCCGTCCTCGTCCCCGCCCTCGCTCGCCTCGTCGCCGTCGTCACCGTCGTCGCTCTCCCCGCCGCCGTCCTCGCCGATGGTCCCGTCGATGAGGTCCTGGAGCCAGGGCCAGTCGACCTCGTCGAGGTTGCGGGTGTAGCGCTGGATCTTCGGGGCCTTGAGCGCGATCCCCTCGGCGAGGACGAGACACATGCCGCCGCGGGGGTTGTTGGTGTCGACGCGGTCGAGGTCGCGGAAGCCGGAGACCTCCTCGTCGCCGGTCGCCTCCCCGTCCAGCATGATGGGGACGTGCTTCGCGATGAACTTCGTCTCCTTGTCCTTCGGCGAGTACTGGAGGCCCGTCTCGCTGTCGTACAGCGACACCTCCTCGGCGTAGCGCTCGATCTCGTCGTCGCGGGCCCTGTACTCGTCGACGCCGATGAGCGCGCGGGTGTAGTCGGCGACCAGCACGGACAGCGCCTGCGCCGTCCCGCCCGCGGAGCGGATCGGACCGGCGTAGTAGACGTTGACGAACTCGGTGCCGTCGTCGTTCTCCAGGAGTTCGACCCGGTCGATCCCCTCGATGGGCGCCGCGACGACGCCCTCGGTGAGCAGAGCGACGGCGGTGCGGACCGCGCCCTCGACCTTGCCGGCCTTCGTCTCGTAGTCGCCGACCCGCCCCTCCGCGAAGTCCTTCGCGAGTTCGAGCGCGGCCTCCTCGCGGCTCATCTCCCCTTCGAGCTCGCGGACGCGCTCGGCCACGCCGTCGATCCCGAGGATGTTCTCGACCCGGTCGGCCATGTCCTTCGCGACCGGGATCTCGACCTCGGTCTCGGGGTCGCGGCCCTGCTCGCGGGCCGCGCGGGCGACCTCGAAGGCGTCGTCGAGGCCGCGTTCGAGCCGTTCGAAGTACCGTTCGTCTTCGGGCCGCATCTATAACCAGAGGTCCAGGTCGGTGGTCTCGTCGTGTTCCCGTTCGAGCGTCGTGTCGAACGTCCGCATATGCACCTCGCCCGCGAACACCGTCCCGGCGTTCAGGTGCCCCGCGAGCGTCTCGCCGTCGTCCCGCGAGAGGACAGCGTGTGTGTGGGCGAACCGGTCACCGTCTAACCAGGCGACGTTCCCGACGCAGGAGGCGACTTCGAGCGGTTCGTCGAACTCGACGGGCTCGTACTCGTACTCGTCCTGGTCGTAGAACCAGATCTCCGCGTCCTGGACGGCGCCCATCGCGGTGAACCAGGCGGCGTCGGCGTCGACCTCCGCGGCGAGCGACTCGATCTCCCCGCGCCAGTCGGCGCCGTTGTCGAGCCGAGCGAGATACTCCCCCGTGGTTTCGACGTCGCGGTATTGCATACCCAGTCGAAGCGGCGGCCGGACCAAAAAAGGTGCGTATCGTGAGGCGGGCGGCCGCGGTCGCCCGCGTGGCGTGATCGATACGGCCGGAAAGCGGCCGGGCAGACGACGAGGCCCCCGTGCGGGCCGAGTCCGTCCGCGACGGGAAAGGGCGTCGCTATAGACGAACAGCGGTAAGGGGTAGCGTCCGCGAATAGCGGGAGATGTAGGGACCTCTAGACCACTCGTGCGGCGCGTAGCGCCGCGAGCATGCGACTGATCGGGGTTTTTGACCGATCTTTTTGCCGTGAGCGGTCGCGGAAGGCGATCCGAACGGGAAAACGGTCGTTGGAAAAGGTCGTCTATCGCCAGGCCGGAAGCGTCGGGGCGTCGTCTACTCGCACCGAGAGCCAGGCCTCGTCCTCGCTGATGTCGGCGATGACGTACTCCTGGTCCGTGCCGTCGCCGTCGACGGCGGCGATAACTTCGCCGTCGTCGCGTAGTCCGTCGTTCGGGCCTGACGCATCCGTCGCCATATCGATAATTATCGTTCACGCAGTTATAAACTCGTCGGAACGACAGGACCGTTCCCCGTATTAAGGGTAAACAAGGAGTACTATCGTAGTTATTAACCCCCGCCCTCAGGCGAAAAGCCATCTGTGAATGCGTTTCATAACGGAAAATTTAAACTGATTCATCCAGAAGGGGGGGTTGGGATGACAGATAATAACACTACCCGCCGGCGATTCCTGCAGACGACCGGCGGAGCCGCGGCCGCCGTCGCGCTAGCCGGCTGTTCCGGTGGCGGCGACGACGACGAAGGCGAACAGGACGACACCGACACCCGTACGACCGAACCCGAGACGGAGACGACGGAGCGCGAACAGGTCCAGAGCGACAAGACGTACCGTCGGACCAACTCCACGATGACGACGTTCGACCCGGTGGCGCTCACCGACGAGGCGTCGATTTACGTGGCCCACAACCTGTTCGACGCCCTGACGAACTACCCCAACGGCGACGCGCAGACCGTCGAGAACCTCCTCGCGGAGGAGCTGGAGATCACCGGCGGCGGGTCGGAGATCACCGTGACGCTCCGCGACGACGTGTCGTTCACCGGCGACTACGGCGACGTGACCGCCTCCGACGTCGTCTACTCGTTCGAGCGACTCGCCGCCTCCGACAACTCCCGGCGTGCGAGCTTCCTCCTCGGCGACCTCGGCGTCCAGCACGAGACCAACAGCGACGGCGCGTACGTCCCCGGGTCGATGGCCATCGAGGCCGCCGACGAGAAGACCGTCAACATCACGCTCGACTCCCCGTTCCACGCGATCGCCGAGATCCTCGCGTACGACTCGTTCGCCATCCATCCGGAGGGCATCGTCGGCGACATCGAGGGCTACGACGGCGACATGTCCTACGAGGAGTTCGCACAGGAGAACCCTGTCGGCGCCGGCGCGTTCACCCTCGACCACTGGGACTCCGGTAGCGAGGCCGTGCTCAACGCCCGCCCGATCGACGACTACCACGAGGAAGGCCCGTACGTCTCCTCGGTCCACTTCCGGATCGCGGAGGACCCCAACGCGCTGTACACGTACACGGTCATCAACGAGAACGCGGACCACCCGGTCATTCCGAACGCGCAGTACGACCCCGACAAGGTCTCGATCGAGAGCCGAGACAGCAAGGGGCGAGACTACGGTACGTACGGACCCCTCGAGAACGGCCGCACGGTCTCGTACTACCAGGTGGAGGAGATCGTCACCTACTACATCGCCTTCAACCAGCAGAACGTCCCCAAGCCGGTCCGGCAGGCGTTCGCCCACGTGACGAACCAAGACCAGATCGTCAACGAGGTCCTCAAAAAGCCCGGTAAGACCGCGCCCCACTACGTCCCGCCGGGCATCTTCCCGGGCGGAGTCGAGAACTACGAGTCCCACGCCGAGGAATACCCCTACGGCATCGACGAGACTCGCATCGGCGAGGCCCAGTCGATCATGGAGGAGGCCGGCTACGGCGACGACAACATGTACGAGCTGGAGTTCACCACCTACGAGAGCGGGTTCTGGGAGGAGACCGCGAGTATCCTCCGGGACCAGCTGGCCTCCGCGTACATCGACCTCTCCGTCCAGCCGACGCAGTTCTCGACGCTGATCGAGCGCGGTCGCAACGGCGACCTCGCCGCGTACACGCTCGGCTGGGGCATGGACTACCCCGCGCCGGACAACTTCCTGAAGCTGCTGAACCCGCCGCAGACGGACACCTCCCTCAGCGCGCCCATCAGCTACGTCGACTGGGACCCCGAGGAGAGCGAGGCCGCCCAGCAGGCCGCCGACGCCTGGCAGCAGTTCAAGGACAACCCCGACCCCGAGGGCGGTCAGGAAGCGCGTAACGAGGCCTACCTCGCGATGGAGGAGGCCAACTGGGAAGACGTCGTCTTCCTGAACATCTACCACCCGATCACGGAAGGGATGGACTACCAGTGGGTCAACCGGCCGCGCTTCGGCGGCGCCGGTCCCGCGTCCCAGAAGTTCGCGAATATCAGCATCGACGACCGCGAGTAACCCCCGTATCCCGGGTTTTTTCGTATACGACTGATCCCATCAGAGTTCGCCGAAGAAGCGGAACGCAAATAATGCATGCACCTACACGTAATTAAATGATGAATAGAGACAGCGCGAACAGCGGTGAGACGCCATGAGCCGCTGGTCCTACTTCGCGAAACGACTGATACTGTCGATCCCGGTGATACTGTTCGGAACGTCGCTGACCTTTATCGCAATCCGGATGGGGCCGATAGATCCCGTCGCCGCGGTGTACGGAGACAGCGGAACGGCCGCGGACATGGCGCGCATGCGGGAATCGCTCGGACTGAACGACCCGCTGTGGCAGCAGTACCTCGAGTTCATGTGGGACATGTTCCGGTTCGAACTGGGACAGTCCTGGGTTCTCCAGCCCGGTACGGACACAGTCGACCTGATCCTGTCGCGGGCGCCGCGAACGATCTGGATGGGCTTCTGGGCCGTGCTTATCCCGCTTTTCATCGGGATCCCGCTGGGCTTCTACGCCGGCCTGAACCCGAACACCGCGGGCGACTACGCCGCCTCGTTCGGCGGCATCGTCTGGCGCGCCATGCCGAACTTCTGGCTCGCCGTGATCCTGATGATCGGCCTCTCTAACTCGGAGTCGCTGCTGTTCGGCTTCGACTGGAAGGGGTTCATCCTCCACACGCCGCAGGTCATCGGCACGAACGAGTTCCAGGCGGCCTGGAGCGGTCTCAAGGCCGGGCAGATCGAGCCGATCCAGTGGGCGACGGCGACCAAGCAGATACTGCCCGCCTCGATCGTTCTCGGCTCCGCGTCGATGGGCAACGAGATGCGCATCGGTCGGACCGCGATGCTGGAGACGAAACACTCGAACTACGTCGAGATGGCGAAGGCCAAGGGCGTCTCCGGCCGGTCGCTGGTGTGGAAGCACATGTTCCGGAACGCGCTGATCCCGCTCGTTCCCGTCATCACCGCGGAGGCGAACCTGCTGCTCGGCGGGTCCGTCCTCATCGAGACGGTGATGGCGATAAACGGCATCGGACAGCTGTTCTTCCGGGCGCTGGTACAGGCCGATCTGCCCGTCGCGGGGTCGCTGATGTACGTCTTCATTCTGCTACTGGTGTTTATCAACATCATGCAAGACCTGCTGTACACGATAATCGACCCCCGAGTGGGTTACGAGAGTGAGTAACGATGAGCCAGCATACGACAGCCGACGACGACGACGCGCCGCTGCTGGACCGCATCCGAGAGAACCCGCAGCCCGCGATCCGCTGGGCCGCCGTCGCCGCGGTGCTGCTCGCGC containing:
- a CDS encoding DNA polymerase II large subunit gives rise to the protein MRPEDERYFERLERGLDDAFEVARAAREQGRDPETEVEIPVAKDMADRVENILGIDGVAERVRELEGEMSREEAALELAKDFAEGRVGDYETKAGKVEGAVRTAVALLTEGVVAAPIEGIDRVELLENDDGTEFVNVYYAGPIRSAGGTAQALSVLVADYTRALIGVDEYRARDDEIERYAEEVSLYDSETGLQYSPKDKETKFIAKHVPIMLDGEATGDEEVSGFRDLDRVDTNNPRGGMCLVLAEGIALKAPKIQRYTRNLDEVDWPWLQDLIDGTIGEDGGGESDDGDDGDEASEGGDEDGETDADGEADEPDGPPRVDESWKFLRDLIAGRPVFSHPSETGGFRLRYGRARNHGFATAGVHPATMHLVDDFLATGTQIKTERPGKAAGVVPVDSIEGPTVRLANGDVRRIDDPEEALEIRNGVEKILDLGEYLVNYGEFVENNHPLAPASYAVEWWIQEFEATDADVQAMADSVRVDLDDPDPEGAIEWATEYDAPLHPNYTYLWHDLTVEQFAALADAVAAGEVVDGELLVEHDDATREALESLIVEHRQGSDAIAVPEWLPLVRSLGLTADLERTWDDLSADAREWPNAMKAVNEVAPFAVRERAPTRIGNRMGRPEKSESRELSPAVHTLFPIGEAGGSQRDVAAAGSHAESMEDTPGEVEVEIGNRECPGCGNETFRPKCPDCGAHTEPHYRCPDCEQDLEPDEAGRVHCSRCEIDGTSVESRVIDVHAEYREALERVGERENAFDILKGVKGLSSTNKTPEAIDKGILRSKHGVSAFKDGTVRYDMTDLPVTAVRPEELDVSVDQFRQLGYEEDIHGDPLRHDDQLVELKVQDVVLSDGAAEHLLKTADFVDDLLSQFYGLDPYYELDERDDLVGELVFGMAPHTSAAVVGRVIGFTSAAVGYAHPFFHASKRRNCFHPETKVWYEDEEGEWYYKSIQSLVEDRLDDPEEDDFGTLVRELDGDVHVPSVDEDGTLRRKRVEAVSKHPSPDHLVEIETRSGREISLTPDHDVHVFDGDGIASKRASELSEDDSVVKPSHLDSIEPAETPPVFDLLAECLEVGEIEPDRLMVHGLGKDRLYDLFEEAFADQWDGQFYPLYSTAERLGINKKTLSNYLYRESIPVSVISECFDSTSELLEWVPDDVELGMKRDSTTIDRRIEVNERVATLLGYYAGEGFARVQDTPKGAIHQTTICGTESEARQFFEHVIAEEFGVEPYRENHAKITASGRLLRVFFDTTLSAGVTADSKRVPQCIFDAPDEIVAAYLRGYFSGDGSVASNALEVSATTVSRELKEDLVALLTRLGITARVDERDPVRLCEKFPDSYEIDDESLSARRYVLRISTDDAVAYSNRVGFHLSRKSDLLKAQVDDIATRGRRVFDGGDGDYLAEPIASVDVVESDVDHTYCLTVEDTHSLVANDLSQKQCDGDEDCVMLLLDGLLNFSKSYLPDQRGGQMDAPLVMSSRIDPSEIDDEAHNMDVVSRYPKEFYEATREMADPEAVDVEIAEDTLGTDEEYAGFEHTHDTTDLAMGPDLSAYKTLGSMMDKMDAQLELSRKLRAVDETDVAERVIEFHFLPDLIGNLRAFSRQETRCLDCGEKYRRVPLSGDCRECGGDVTLTVHEGSVNKYMDTAIQVAEEYGTRDYTKQRLEVLEKSLESIFVNDKNKQTGIADFM
- a CDS encoding PPC domain-containing DNA-binding protein — protein: MQYRDVETTGEYLARLDNGADWRGEIESLAAEVDADAAWFTAMGAVQDAEIWFYDQDEYEYEPVEFDEPLEVASCVGNVAWLDGDRFAHTHAVLSRDDGETLAGHLNAGTVFAGEVHMRTFDTTLEREHDETTDLDLWL
- a CDS encoding DUF7556 family protein, whose product is MATDASGPNDGLRDDGEVIAAVDGDGTDQEYVIADISEDEAWLSVRVDDAPTLPAWR